In Cetobacterium somerae ATCC BAA-474, a single window of DNA contains:
- a CDS encoding S66 family peptidase, which yields MFKLKKGDIIGYYSPSAPATFFAPTRYKRAQFFLESKGFKLTSGNLSGKSQGYRSGSIAERANELNTLIEDKEIKCIMSTIGGSNSNSILPYLNFEEIKKNPKIFIGYSDVTAILLAIYAKTGIITFYGPALVASFGEFSPLVEETFSYFSDILMTDLELPYTFKTPDKYTDKFINWEDQNTSKTTYENRLVTVIPGKVSGRLIGGNLNTMYGIWGSEYMPEIKKGDILFIEDSLKTAADIERSFSFLKLNKVFEKVSGIILGKHELFNDQNSGKKPYEILLEVLGDTKLPFLAEFDCCHTHPMLTLPIGGQVELDSTNKKVTLLKF from the coding sequence ATGTTCAAATTAAAAAAAGGAGATATAATTGGATATTATTCTCCATCTGCCCCAGCTACTTTTTTTGCACCTACACGATACAAAAGAGCTCAATTTTTTTTAGAAAGTAAAGGTTTTAAATTAACTTCTGGAAATCTCTCTGGAAAAAGTCAAGGTTATAGATCTGGAAGCATTGCTGAAAGAGCCAATGAACTAAATACTCTTATTGAAGATAAAGAGATTAAGTGTATTATGTCAACTATTGGTGGAAGCAATTCAAATTCTATCCTGCCTTATTTAAATTTTGAGGAAATTAAAAAAAATCCAAAAATATTCATAGGATACTCTGATGTAACTGCAATTTTATTGGCCATATATGCTAAAACAGGTATCATAACTTTTTATGGTCCTGCCCTTGTAGCAAGTTTCGGAGAGTTCTCACCATTAGTGGAAGAAACTTTCTCATACTTTTCAGATATTTTAATGACTGACTTAGAACTACCTTATACATTCAAAACTCCTGATAAATATACTGATAAGTTCATAAATTGGGAGGATCAAAATACTTCTAAAACTACTTACGAAAACAGATTAGTTACTGTTATTCCTGGAAAAGTTTCAGGACGATTAATAGGTGGAAATTTAAATACAATGTATGGAATTTGGGGAAGTGAATATATGCCTGAAATTAAGAAAGGAGATATTCTTTTTATTGAGGACTCTTTAAAAACTGCTGCTGATATAGAGCGAAGTTTTTCTTTTTTAAAGCTTAATAAAGTTTTTGAAAAAGTCAGTGGAATTATTTTAGGTAAACATGAACTTTTCAACGACCAAAACAGTGGAAAGAAGCCTTACGAAATTCTATTAGAAGTTCTTGGAGATACAAAACTCCCTTTTCTAGCTGAATTTGACTGTTGCCATACTCATCCTATGTTAACTCTTCCAATTGGAGGACAAGTTGAACTTGATTCTACAAATAAAAAAGTAACACTTTTGAAGTTTTAA